In Pseudomonadota bacterium, a genomic segment contains:
- a CDS encoding DUF3052 domain-containing protein: MNQAAAGYSKKPLYQKLGLKPGMRCLVLSAPDHYDELLAGAEGVRFMKRAKTADVVHLFCRRRSDLTRRIDAALGKVAPGGMLWLSWPKKSSPLFKDLTEDELRRVVLPTGWVDVKVCAVDHDWSGLKFLRRRS; the protein is encoded by the coding sequence ATGAACCAAGCTGCTGCCGGGTATTCGAAAAAGCCGCTCTACCAGAAGTTAGGGCTCAAACCCGGCATGCGCTGTCTGGTGCTGAGTGCACCGGATCACTACGACGAACTGCTGGCGGGCGCCGAGGGTGTGCGGTTTATGAAGCGGGCCAAGACGGCTGACGTGGTACACCTGTTTTGCCGTCGGCGCTCCGACCTGACCCGCCGCATTGACGCCGCCCTCGGAAAAGTTGCGCCCGGAGGAATGCTCTGGCTTTCCTGGCCAAAAAAATCGTCGCCGCTCTTCAAGGACCTGACCGAAGACGAACTGCGGCGGGTTGTTCTTCCCACCGGCTGGGTGGATGTAAAAGTCTGCGCGGTTGACCATGACTGGTCGGGACTCAAGTTCCTGCGCCGGCGAAGCTAG
- a CDS encoding DUF533 domain-containing protein: protein MKSSTSAGESARHGKRSADSKASTYLRERGIAGVIQLAHASYQRYQASHARRGALPGIVENTEAAIWGSLLASEFRATGEESASDVGVSGILPVRALMAARMADQDFESLTHARELLQGTPLQQQVLDSLTERWTMSSIVSLNTTPEGAIVIYTASSLALNNEPHPYLQKLAGALQLPAGVVKSVHDQTTEQLSCQRI from the coding sequence TTGAAGTCTTCGACATCCGCCGGTGAATCCGCCCGGCACGGTAAGCGTTCTGCTGACTCCAAGGCCAGCACGTACCTACGAGAGAGAGGCATCGCTGGGGTAATCCAGCTGGCCCATGCCAGCTACCAGCGATATCAAGCCAGCCATGCTCGTCGCGGAGCCTTGCCGGGTATTGTTGAAAACACCGAAGCAGCCATTTGGGGTTCACTCCTCGCGTCCGAGTTTCGGGCGACCGGTGAGGAGTCAGCCTCGGATGTGGGGGTGTCTGGCATTCTGCCGGTCCGCGCGCTCATGGCGGCCCGCATGGCAGACCAAGATTTTGAATCGCTGACTCATGCCCGCGAGCTGCTGCAAGGCACGCCGCTGCAGCAGCAGGTGCTGGATTCTCTTACCGAACGCTGGACCATGAGCTCAATCGTGAGTCTCAACACCACGCCTGAGGGTGCAATCGTGATCTATACCGCGTCATCGCTGGCGCTGAATAACGAGCCCCATCCCTATCTACAAAAGCTGGCAGGCGCGCTGCAGCTTCCAGCAGGCGTGGTAAAGAGCGTTCACGACCAAACGACTGAGCAGCTCAGCTGTCAGCGAATCTGA
- a CDS encoding alpha/beta hydrolase — protein MIRKVLPAVCLTWVLAACESQRSEDTSAASSSGSEDVPAASAGPTEGKTFAPDGVEIHYRVMGSKRQNSDPTLVFVHGWSCNTAFWREQLAAFAENYRVVALDLGGHGQSGTDRGVWTIAGLAQDVQAVVDELKVRKMVLIGHSMGGPVSLAAAARMPDRVAGVIGVDTLHNADIEYPVEQVGQMMAAFQADFGGSMKGMFEGMGGGSLNPELRDWIVAEAQQTDPEVAVALFADFARISLPDMLQNANTPIRVINAGPGPMTPVTEVELNRRYADYEAVLMKGVGHFLQLEQPQRFNAQLQRTLDALTGQG, from the coding sequence ATGATCCGAAAGGTTCTGCCTGCTGTTTGCCTGACTTGGGTTCTAGCCGCCTGTGAATCACAGCGCAGTGAGGACACCAGTGCCGCCAGCTCGTCTGGGTCCGAGGACGTTCCTGCGGCCAGCGCCGGCCCCACGGAAGGCAAAACCTTCGCGCCCGACGGCGTGGAGATCCACTATCGTGTGATGGGCAGCAAACGCCAGAACTCCGATCCGACGCTCGTATTTGTGCACGGCTGGTCCTGTAATACGGCGTTTTGGCGCGAGCAGCTTGCCGCGTTTGCCGAGAACTATCGGGTTGTGGCCCTCGATCTGGGTGGCCATGGCCAGTCTGGAACCGACCGCGGTGTGTGGACCATCGCCGGACTGGCCCAGGACGTGCAGGCCGTGGTCGACGAGCTGAAGGTAAGAAAGATGGTGCTGATCGGACACTCGATGGGTGGTCCGGTGAGTCTGGCTGCAGCCGCCCGGATGCCGGATCGGGTGGCAGGCGTTATCGGCGTAGACACGCTGCACAACGCTGACATCGAGTATCCGGTCGAGCAAGTCGGCCAAATGATGGCCGCATTCCAGGCGGACTTTGGCGGAAGCATGAAGGGCATGTTTGAGGGCATGGGCGGCGGGTCGCTCAACCCCGAGCTGCGGGACTGGATCGTCGCTGAAGCTCAGCAGACCGATCCTGAGGTTGCGGTGGCGCTGTTTGCTGACTTTGCACGGATCAGCCTTCCCGACATGCTGCAGAACGCCAACACGCCCATCCGGGTTATCAACGCAGGACCTGGCCCCATGACGCCGGTGACGGAGGTTGAGCTGAATCGCCGGTACGCGGACTACGAGGCGGTGCTGATGAAGGGTGTCGGCCACTTCCTCCAGCTGGAGCAGCCGCAGCGTTTCAACGCGCAGCTTCAGCGCACTCTGGATGCGCTGACCGGCCAGGGCTGA
- the nhaR gene encoding transcriptional activator NhaR, which produces MRHLNYHHLMYFWTVAREGSIARASEILHLTPQTISGQLKLLEESVGEALFHRTGRNLTLTETGHTVRQYADEIFSLGAELTQRIRSKTPGLPETLNVGVVNTIAKLITYRMVQPAMTDENPVKVICIEGPLETLLGELAVHHLDLVISDRPVPTGLNVKAYSHPLGTSGVAFFGRDELVAQFKPDFPGALDGAPVLLPASHTVLRRKLDEWFDRNGVVPSIAVECDDSALLKAFGEAGKGLFPAPAVIAQEVTQMYRCELLGLIDGITESYYAISPERKLKHPAVTAITRMARDELLG; this is translated from the coding sequence TTGAGACACCTCAACTACCACCACTTAATGTATTTCTGGACCGTCGCCCGCGAGGGCAGCATCGCCCGGGCCTCAGAGATTCTTCACCTGACGCCGCAGACCATCAGCGGGCAACTCAAACTGCTGGAGGAATCGGTGGGCGAAGCGCTCTTTCATCGCACCGGTCGCAACCTGACCCTCACCGAAACCGGCCATACGGTCAGACAGTATGCGGACGAGATCTTTTCGCTCGGCGCGGAGCTGACCCAGCGAATTCGCAGCAAGACGCCCGGGCTGCCGGAAACGCTGAACGTCGGCGTGGTCAATACCATCGCTAAGCTCATCACGTACCGCATGGTTCAGCCGGCGATGACGGACGAGAACCCGGTCAAGGTCATCTGTATCGAGGGCCCGCTGGAAACGCTGCTGGGCGAGCTGGCGGTGCATCACCTGGACCTGGTCATCTCCGACCGGCCGGTGCCAACGGGCCTGAACGTTAAAGCCTACTCTCACCCACTGGGTACCAGCGGCGTCGCGTTCTTTGGCCGCGATGAGCTGGTAGCGCAATTCAAGCCGGATTTCCCCGGCGCGCTGGACGGTGCGCCCGTGCTGCTGCCGGCCTCACATACCGTTTTGCGGCGGAAGCTCGACGAGTGGTTCGACCGCAACGGCGTTGTGCCCTCGATCGCCGTCGAGTGCGACGACAGTGCGCTGCTGAAAGCGTTTGGAGAGGCCGGCAAGGGTCTTTTCCCCGCGCCGGCCGTGATCGCTCAGGAGGTCACCCAGATGTACCGCTGCGAACTGCTAGGCCTGATCGACGGCATCACCGAGTCGTACTACGCTATTTCGCCCGAGCGAAAGCTTAAGCACCCAGCGGTTACCGCAATCACCCGGATGGCCAGGGATGAGTTGCTTGGCTGA
- a CDS encoding M20/M25/M40 family metallo-hydrolase produces MFQPLKILLILLTGCLLPASPAFSLDPNERAIVDAIDTSLPEAQALLRELVDINSGTQNLEGVARVGHLLRDRFDALGFATRWDDGAVFGRAGHLWAAHGNSGTRLLLIGHLDTVFASDSPFQEVTELGGNRWRGPGITDMKGGDVIMLYALAALQTAGVLDQISVQVVITGDEESRGQPHREANRTLLDAARWADIAMGFEDGDGDPETAVISRRGSMGWQLEVTGKPAHSSQIFRSDIGYGAIFEAARILDSFRTELSNVPLLTFNPGVIVGGTDLTLDATTARGTAFGKNNVIARGVSVKGGIRAVSPEQLAEAKAVMQRIVAKNLAHTGASLVFADGYPPMAPTAGNRELLGIYNQASQDLGFGDVRAVDPRRAGAADISFAAAHVTMALDGLGLMGYGGHTEGETALMKTFSEQMKRAALVMYRLRDCSRCRDVGP; encoded by the coding sequence ATGTTCCAGCCGCTCAAAATCCTGCTGATTCTCCTAACCGGGTGCCTGCTGCCCGCCTCACCGGCTTTTTCTCTGGATCCCAACGAACGGGCGATTGTCGACGCCATCGACACATCCCTTCCGGAGGCGCAGGCGCTGCTTCGCGAACTGGTGGATATCAACAGCGGCACGCAGAATCTGGAAGGCGTCGCGCGAGTTGGTCATCTGCTAAGAGACCGCTTCGACGCGCTCGGTTTTGCGACTCGCTGGGATGACGGGGCCGTGTTCGGCCGGGCGGGTCACCTATGGGCAGCCCATGGGAATAGCGGCACCCGGCTGCTGCTCATCGGTCATCTGGACACCGTGTTTGCCAGTGACAGCCCCTTTCAGGAGGTCACCGAGCTAGGGGGCAACCGCTGGCGTGGTCCCGGCATCACCGATATGAAGGGCGGGGACGTGATTATGCTGTACGCCCTGGCGGCCTTGCAGACCGCCGGCGTGCTCGACCAGATCTCGGTGCAAGTTGTGATCACCGGCGACGAGGAGTCCCGAGGTCAGCCCCATAGAGAGGCAAACCGGACCCTGCTCGATGCGGCTCGCTGGGCCGATATCGCCATGGGGTTTGAGGACGGCGACGGGGACCCGGAGACGGCGGTGATTTCGCGCCGCGGGTCTATGGGATGGCAGCTTGAGGTGACCGGGAAACCCGCGCACTCGTCGCAGATTTTTCGGTCGGATATTGGCTATGGCGCAATTTTCGAGGCCGCCCGCATCCTGGACAGCTTTCGCACCGAGCTCTCGAACGTGCCGCTGCTGACGTTCAATCCTGGCGTGATCGTCGGCGGCACCGACCTTACGCTGGATGCCACCACGGCCCGAGGCACAGCCTTTGGCAAAAACAACGTGATCGCGCGAGGGGTGAGCGTGAAAGGCGGGATCCGGGCCGTTTCACCCGAACAGCTGGCCGAGGCGAAGGCGGTCATGCAGCGGATCGTCGCTAAGAACCTTGCCCACACCGGCGCCAGCCTGGTTTTTGCTGACGGCTATCCGCCGATGGCCCCGACCGCGGGCAATCGAGAACTGCTGGGGATTTACAATCAGGCCAGCCAGGACCTCGGATTCGGCGACGTCAGAGCCGTCGATCCAAGACGCGCCGGCGCCGCGGACATATCATTTGCCGCGGCACACGTTACGATGGCGCTGGACGGCCTCGGGCTGATGGGCTACGGCGGCCACACCGAGGGCGAAACGGCGCTGATGAAAACTTTTAGCGAACAAATGAAGCGTGCCGCCCTGGTGATGTATCGGCTGCGGGACTGCTCCCGCTGCCGTGATGTTGGACCCTGA
- a CDS encoding NADP-dependent oxidoreductase: MKTRSQGVPEPADFELATGQAGSPVEGKMLCKTLFISLDPYLRGKISGRHLSGAIQPGELMISETVSEVLESQHPDFREGDIVAAFTGWEEYPIVDGALARKVNPSLGPVSTTLGILGMPGLTAYAGLLRLGEPKAGDTVLVSAATGPVGSMVGQIARIKGCRVVGVAGSERKCAWAVEKAGFAACINYKTQDVREALKESCPDGIDVYFDNVGGDLLQAAMEQLAIGARVVLCGLMAQYNSDDMPPGPNPAWTIKARATVRGMVVYDHEDARAEFEKAVGGWLREGLIHFLEDSVDGIENAPDHFCRLMRGENVGKAMVAL, from the coding sequence TTGAAAACGCGAAGCCAGGGCGTGCCTGAGCCCGCAGACTTTGAACTCGCGACCGGTCAGGCCGGGAGCCCAGTGGAAGGCAAGATGCTCTGCAAGACGCTGTTTATCAGCCTGGATCCGTACCTGCGTGGGAAAATCAGCGGTCGCCACCTGTCCGGCGCCATTCAGCCCGGGGAGCTGATGATCAGCGAGACCGTATCCGAGGTGCTCGAATCTCAACATCCGGATTTTCGCGAGGGCGACATCGTGGCGGCGTTTACCGGCTGGGAAGAGTATCCGATTGTCGACGGCGCGCTGGCGCGTAAGGTCAATCCCTCCCTTGGGCCGGTCTCCACAACGCTCGGCATTCTCGGCATGCCCGGCCTGACCGCCTATGCGGGTCTGCTCAGACTCGGCGAGCCCAAGGCTGGAGATACGGTCCTGGTCTCGGCCGCTACCGGTCCGGTTGGCTCCATGGTCGGCCAGATTGCGAGGATCAAAGGCTGCCGGGTTGTCGGGGTTGCGGGTTCGGAACGCAAGTGTGCCTGGGCCGTCGAAAAGGCCGGCTTTGCCGCATGCATCAACTACAAGACGCAGGACGTACGCGAGGCACTCAAGGAATCCTGCCCCGACGGCATCGACGTGTATTTCGACAACGTCGGCGGAGATCTGCTGCAGGCCGCAATGGAGCAGCTGGCCATCGGCGCGCGGGTTGTGCTGTGCGGACTGATGGCGCAATACAACAGTGACGACATGCCGCCGGGCCCAAACCCCGCGTGGACCATCAAAGCCCGGGCTACGGTGCGAGGCATGGTCGTCTACGACCACGAGGACGCACGCGCCGAGTTTGAGAAGGCGGTGGGCGGCTGGCTGCGGGAGGGCCTGATCCACTTTCTGGAAGATTCGGTTGACGGTATCGAGAACGCCCCCGATCACTTCTGCCGACTGATGCGCGGCGAAAACGTCGGCAAAGCGATGGTGGCCCTCTGA
- a CDS encoding FAD-binding oxidoreductase, translating to MAQARSNDTLTDQLIHLLGADRVAVDDETITLMSQDVYKHGEPVAVVVRPQSTEQLSQVVAAAAAAGQAVIARGGGMSYTSGYLAVQPGSVLVDMSGMNKVLEVNEQDMYVTVQCGCTWMDLHDALKGTGLRTPYWGTLSGITATVGGGLSQNSIFWGSGQFGTCVDSVIGLEVVMADGEVLATGSGAQPNGSPFFRHYGPDLTGLFSGDNGALGLKATATFRLIPELEERRYLSFAFETYDNLLAAMSEVARQGLAMECFAFDPCLTGMRMQRESLAKDVKSLAGVMKASGSVGGAIKSGLKVAMAGRRFMEDANYSVHIMVEERVAEAADAAAAAIRKICEGSSGEALDDSIPRILRSNPFTPLNNVVGPNGERWAPIHAMLPHSKVSQVTRQIYELEQREAETLERHQIQIGFLFATVSTNCFCLEPVFFWPDAMKELHDLTVEAPVRKKLKGFDEDLTARAEVQRLRNEMVDIFAAAGAAHLQVGKTYPLHQIKPRSWQALNEIKQALDPARRINPGSLGLGAAGTDA from the coding sequence ATGGCTCAGGCACGATCCAACGACACTCTGACAGACCAACTCATTCACCTGCTAGGCGCTGATCGCGTAGCGGTTGACGATGAAACCATCACCCTGATGTCCCAGGACGTCTACAAACACGGCGAGCCCGTGGCCGTGGTGGTTCGTCCGCAAAGCACCGAACAGCTCAGCCAGGTAGTCGCGGCTGCGGCGGCCGCCGGTCAGGCGGTAATCGCCCGCGGTGGCGGGATGTCTTACACCTCAGGCTATCTGGCCGTGCAGCCCGGGTCTGTGCTGGTCGACATGTCGGGCATGAACAAGGTCCTGGAAGTCAACGAGCAGGACATGTACGTCACGGTCCAGTGCGGATGCACCTGGATGGATCTTCACGACGCGCTGAAAGGAACCGGCCTGCGTACCCCATACTGGGGAACGCTCTCCGGCATCACGGCGACCGTGGGTGGCGGCCTGTCTCAGAACTCCATTTTCTGGGGGTCCGGTCAGTTTGGCACCTGCGTCGACTCCGTGATCGGCCTGGAGGTCGTGATGGCTGACGGCGAGGTGCTGGCGACGGGCTCGGGCGCACAGCCCAACGGCAGCCCGTTTTTCCGGCACTACGGCCCGGACCTGACCGGCCTGTTCAGCGGTGACAACGGCGCGCTGGGCCTGAAGGCCACCGCGACCTTCCGGCTGATACCTGAGCTTGAGGAGCGACGCTATCTCTCCTTTGCCTTCGAAACCTACGACAACCTGCTGGCGGCCATGAGTGAGGTTGCCCGCCAGGGTCTGGCCATGGAGTGTTTCGCTTTCGATCCTTGCCTTACCGGCATGCGGATGCAGCGGGAAAGTCTCGCCAAAGACGTCAAGTCGCTCGCCGGTGTGATGAAAGCCAGCGGATCGGTCGGCGGAGCCATCAAGAGCGGACTGAAAGTTGCGATGGCCGGTCGGCGGTTTATGGAGGATGCCAACTACTCGGTTCACATCATGGTGGAGGAACGGGTCGCCGAGGCGGCTGATGCCGCCGCAGCTGCGATCCGGAAGATCTGCGAGGGCAGCAGCGGCGAGGCGCTGGATGACTCCATTCCGCGGATCCTCCGGTCCAACCCCTTCACGCCGCTCAACAACGTAGTGGGGCCCAACGGGGAGCGGTGGGCGCCGATTCACGCCATGCTGCCGCATTCCAAGGTTTCGCAGGTAACTCGCCAGATTTACGAGCTGGAGCAGCGCGAGGCGGAGACCCTCGAGCGGCACCAGATCCAGATCGGCTTTCTGTTTGCCACCGTGTCCACCAACTGCTTTTGCCTGGAGCCGGTGTTCTTCTGGCCGGACGCGATGAAAGAGCTGCATGATCTCACCGTCGAAGCGCCGGTCCGCAAGAAGCTGAAAGGGTTTGACGAAGACCTGACGGCGCGAGCTGAAGTGCAGCGCCTGCGCAACGAGATGGTCGACATCTTCGCGGCCGCGGGCGCGGCGCACCTGCAGGTCGGCAAGACTTATCCGCTGCATCAGATTAAGCCTCGCTCCTGGCAGGCCCTGAACGAGATCAAGCAGGCGCTGGACCCGGCGCGGCGGATCAATCCAGGCAGTCTCGGGCTGGGTGCTGCCGGCACCGACGCCTGA
- a CDS encoding class I SAM-dependent methyltransferase: MDTRLNHALDLRKGRDERARERFVSGLRGYVLMDLAGELRQDYDTKQLPAHLSAGGTEPADGSDVHNIVKNTPVFNFYSSLRCTAQELVWDSVMDSVGANRTELQTTFETLSEAPRGSLTLDPELDPPRYADAVDVHLMPSNYRGAADAVVEPGAVYDNGLNVFAFGAMGRQLNDIGWSMATFLKLKFPHLNPQHILDVGCTIGHNTLPWKQTFPDAEVTGVDLAAACLRYAHARAEAMDVAVHFKQASGDCLPFEDNSVDVVFTSMFLHELPVKMIHAFMAEAHRVLKPGGVLLNMELPPNSAVEPYDGFYLDWDCYYNNEPFYKPFRDQDYRELTTKGGFAPDRFFEAVMPRQTYVSEEEFTGAVTGAAEFDEDTGRLSDQIKWYGFGSVKADD, translated from the coding sequence ATGGATACCCGCCTGAATCACGCGCTCGACTTGCGAAAAGGTCGCGATGAACGCGCACGCGAACGGTTTGTCTCTGGTCTGCGGGGTTATGTGCTCATGGATTTGGCCGGCGAGCTCCGGCAGGACTACGACACCAAGCAGCTGCCGGCGCACCTGTCGGCCGGCGGTACCGAGCCCGCCGACGGAAGTGACGTGCATAACATCGTCAAAAACACGCCGGTCTTCAATTTTTATTCGTCGCTGCGCTGCACGGCTCAGGAGCTGGTTTGGGACAGCGTCATGGATTCGGTAGGCGCCAATCGTACGGAGCTGCAGACGACGTTTGAGACCCTGAGCGAGGCGCCCCGCGGCAGCCTCACGCTCGATCCCGAACTTGACCCCCCACGCTACGCTGACGCGGTGGATGTTCACCTGATGCCGTCAAACTACCGGGGCGCTGCTGACGCGGTGGTTGAGCCGGGGGCCGTTTATGACAACGGCCTCAATGTCTTTGCCTTCGGCGCGATGGGGCGCCAGCTCAACGACATCGGCTGGTCGATGGCGACCTTCCTCAAGCTCAAGTTTCCGCACCTGAATCCGCAGCATATCCTGGATGTTGGCTGCACCATCGGCCACAACACGCTGCCCTGGAAACAAACGTTTCCCGATGCTGAGGTGACCGGCGTCGACCTTGCTGCCGCCTGCCTCCGGTACGCGCATGCGCGCGCGGAGGCGATGGATGTTGCCGTGCATTTCAAACAGGCCTCCGGCGACTGCCTGCCGTTTGAAGACAACTCTGTGGACGTGGTGTTCACATCCATGTTTCTGCACGAGCTGCCGGTCAAAATGATTCACGCTTTTATGGCCGAAGCTCATCGGGTGCTGAAGCCCGGTGGCGTGCTGCTCAATATGGAGCTCCCCCCGAACTCGGCGGTTGAGCCGTACGATGGCTTTTACCTCGACTGGGACTGTTACTACAACAACGAGCCGTTTTATAAGCCGTTTCGCGATCAGGATTATCGAGAACTGACCACCAAAGGCGGGTTTGCCCCAGATCGCTTCTTCGAAGCCGTGATGCCCCGCCAAACTTACGTCAGCGAAGAGGAGTTCACCGGCGCGGTCACCGGCGCAGCAGAGTTTGACGAGGATACGGGTCGGCTGTCAGACCAGATTAAGTGGTACGGTTTCGGTTCGGTGAAAGCGGATGACTGA
- a CDS encoding alpha/beta fold hydrolase, with protein MRCAYANIGTADRPRLIHYRTAGEGPPLLMLHASPLSSKSLVPLAEALAPHATVLTLDTPGYGQSDPLTENPGGQGLSAYVEAIEGFRRAMGYARVGVYGTATGAQIAIEYARAYPERCSFLIADNAAHFSDDDREAITDGYFPDLTVDDLGGHLIRTWSLARDQLLFFPWQDPAARLPNAGLDPAFTDVFARQILEAGPSYAWAYREAFFNEKAERLLAVTVPTTLMRWAGSIIKPYTDMFDEYEIPAHFRMQVCGPSMGDRISGLIHAVTHHQNQVANGLTGAAGAPAEAPRTYVGRFHLRVTGSGRPLLLLHQPGFDSRTAQPLATVLGTAFRCLAPDLPGHGASSPSQDLAADMVELYESLAATEGGPPPVLALGESAALATLLHERFGCPMTLLNPRPVDDSPDALPALEPRSSGAHWQEIWHWLRMRQMFAPWYKTQPDSALTGTPVLDGETLTAQLKAVLACADLPATLAQLAALPAPNLDRGRWLTLAETPLGDAARKAFPDAPWQSPIQLHQLAESLED; from the coding sequence ATGCGCTGTGCATACGCCAATATCGGCACGGCCGACCGGCCGCGCCTGATCCACTATCGGACGGCTGGCGAAGGCCCGCCGCTGCTGATGCTGCACGCCTCGCCGCTGTCCTCAAAATCTCTGGTGCCGCTGGCGGAAGCCCTCGCGCCACACGCGACGGTGCTGACACTAGACACGCCGGGTTACGGTCAGTCCGACCCGCTCACCGAGAACCCTGGGGGCCAGGGGCTCTCGGCCTATGTCGAGGCCATCGAGGGGTTTCGGCGGGCCATGGGGTATGCGCGCGTCGGGGTTTACGGCACGGCCACGGGTGCTCAGATTGCCATCGAGTACGCCCGTGCCTATCCGGAGCGGTGCAGCTTTCTGATCGCCGACAATGCCGCCCATTTCAGCGACGATGACCGTGAAGCGATTACGGACGGCTACTTTCCTGACCTGACGGTTGACGACCTCGGCGGCCACTTGATCCGAACCTGGTCGCTGGCACGCGATCAGCTGCTGTTTTTCCCCTGGCAGGACCCTGCCGCCCGCCTTCCGAACGCAGGTCTGGATCCGGCCTTCACCGACGTATTTGCCCGGCAGATTCTGGAGGCTGGTCCAAGCTACGCCTGGGCCTATCGAGAAGCGTTTTTCAACGAAAAAGCCGAGCGCCTGCTGGCCGTGACCGTGCCGACGACCCTGATGCGGTGGGCCGGCAGCATCATCAAGCCTTACACCGACATGTTCGACGAGTATGAGATACCGGCGCACTTTCGGATGCAGGTTTGCGGCCCGTCGATGGGAGACCGGATCTCGGGCCTGATCCACGCCGTCACTCATCATCAAAACCAGGTTGCCAACGGGTTGACCGGCGCGGCGGGCGCACCGGCCGAGGCGCCGCGAACCTATGTTGGCCGTTTTCATCTGCGGGTAACCGGTAGCGGTCGGCCGCTGCTGCTGCTCCATCAGCCGGGTTTCGATTCGCGAACCGCGCAACCGCTGGCGACCGTCCTGGGAACGGCGTTTCGCTGTCTTGCACCCGATCTGCCCGGGCACGGCGCGAGCAGCCCATCGCAGGACTTGGCCGCGGATATGGTGGAGCTCTATGAAAGCCTGGCAGCGACTGAGGGCGGACCGCCGCCGGTGCTCGCGTTGGGCGAGTCGGCCGCGTTGGCCACGTTGCTCCACGAACGCTTTGGCTGTCCCATGACTCTGCTGAACCCCCGTCCGGTGGACGATTCGCCGGACGCCTTGCCCGCCCTGGAGCCTCGGTCGAGCGGCGCGCACTGGCAAGAGATCTGGCACTGGCTGCGGATGAGGCAGATGTTTGCGCCGTGGTACAAGACACAGCCTGACTCTGCACTGACGGGCACGCCCGTGCTCGACGGCGAAACGCTGACCGCGCAGCTCAAGGCGGTGCTGGCCTGCGCTGACCTGCCGGCGACCCTGGCCCAGCTGGCTGCGCTGCCGGCGCCCAACCTTGACCGCGGCCGCTGGCTGACGCTGGCTGAGACGCCGCTCGGAGACGCGGCCCGAAAGGCGTTTCCCGATGCGCCGTGGCAATCACCCATTCAACTCCATCAACTCGCTGAATCGCTGGAAGACTGA
- a CDS encoding DMT family transporter, whose protein sequence is MTTRSYRVALLELHLAVLLFGLAGVLGKAITAGALMIVFGRSAVAALTLGLGLALGLKNRRQSFAWPRTQRLGLVASGLLLAVHWLAFFHAINLSSVAVGVVGYATAPLFVVMLEPLLSGTRLRPADSLTALAVLVGLYLVASPDDATQRLAAIGWAVFSGFTFALLTLLNRHLVQGVSFLYVAFCQQAGAAICLLPIVLLSGVALPGTQDLLLIGVLGLACSALAQTLFVKSLGHLKAQLASVVSGLEPIYAIVLATLMLGDRPAPATLLGAGIVLLAVTAATLMHPTPTASDD, encoded by the coding sequence GTGACCACCCGCTCATACCGCGTCGCGCTGCTGGAGCTGCATCTGGCGGTATTGTTGTTTGGCCTTGCCGGCGTGTTGGGCAAGGCGATTACGGCCGGTGCGCTGATGATCGTTTTTGGCCGTTCTGCGGTCGCCGCGCTGACGCTGGGTCTAGGCCTCGCCCTCGGGCTGAAAAATCGCCGACAGTCGTTTGCCTGGCCGCGGACGCAGCGGTTGGGACTCGTCGCCAGCGGCTTGCTGCTGGCCGTTCACTGGCTGGCGTTCTTTCACGCGATCAATCTTTCGAGTGTTGCCGTCGGCGTTGTCGGTTACGCCACCGCGCCGCTGTTTGTCGTTATGCTGGAACCGCTGCTGAGCGGCACGAGGCTGCGACCGGCAGACAGCCTCACCGCGCTGGCGGTGCTGGTCGGCCTTTACCTGGTCGCTTCACCGGACGATGCCACCCAGCGCCTCGCGGCCATCGGGTGGGCCGTTTTTTCGGGCTTCACGTTCGCGCTGTTGACGCTCCTGAATCGACACCTGGTTCAAGGCGTCTCCTTTCTTTACGTTGCGTTCTGTCAGCAGGCCGGCGCGGCCATATGCCTGCTGCCGATTGTGCTCCTTTCAGGTGTCGCCTTGCCCGGCACGCAGGATCTGCTGCTGATCGGCGTGCTCGGGCTCGCCTGCAGCGCGCTGGCGCAAACCCTGTTTGTGAAATCGCTCGGGCATCTAAAGGCACAGCTGGCGAGCGTGGTCAGCGGGCTAGAGCCGATTTACGCGATTGTGCTGGCGACGCTGATGCTGGGAGACCGCCCCGCACCCGCTACGCTACTCGGTGCCGGCATCGTGCTGCTGGCGGTTACGGCGGCGACGCTGATGCATCCGACGCCGACGGCATCGGACGACTAA